A genomic stretch from Embleya scabrispora includes:
- the accD gene encoding acetyl-CoA carboxylase, carboxyltransferase subunit beta, with translation MIETRPGLTVDSRPDWVKCGRCAELVYGKRFTRDLRVCPDCGEHARLTARERLDQLLDPGSETALRADPAPHDPLGFVDSRPYPERLDRARAETGMDEAAVCARGAIHGQPVVVAAMDFRFLGGSLGCAVGALVTAAADESLRTGIPLLLIPASGGARMQEGVLSLMQMAKTAHALAELDEAGVLVLSLITDPTYGGVAASFATLADVILIEPGARMGFAGPRVIEQTIGERLPEGFQTAEFLLEHGMVDTIVARPALRATLRHFLAVGGAKTGRRDGGRSGAASNGSDAKGLGAKGTAGDGPGGNESGANGSTSNGTDGSPAYGCASDEPTLDEPAGEPWEAVRLARHAGRPTMLDYAGRLLEDFHELHGDRIGADCPAIVGGIGRLDGRPVMLIGHQKGGDNLAERQYRKFGMATPAGFRKAARLMRLAAKLGLPVITLVDTPGANPGPDAERDGQAVAIAENLRLMARLATPIVTVITGEGGSGGALALAVADRVLIGEHGVYSVISPEGCAAILWKDPSAAPAAAAALRMGPRDLLRLGVVDRIVPEPPGGAHTDPGRAATLLRTALIPVLDELLALNRTRLLRERGERFRRFGAPEAARAEADRTEAARVESGHAETVRAEDVRADSVRAGSVRGDVARARPARVDVAPGEAARVEPVRAEAVPVEVAPVEGSAR, from the coding sequence ATGATCGAGACCCGTCCGGGGCTCACCGTCGACAGCCGACCCGACTGGGTCAAGTGCGGACGCTGCGCCGAACTCGTATACGGCAAACGTTTCACCCGGGACCTGCGGGTGTGTCCCGACTGCGGCGAGCACGCGCGCCTGACGGCGCGTGAACGCCTGGATCAACTCCTCGATCCCGGCTCGGAGACCGCGCTGCGCGCCGACCCCGCCCCGCACGACCCGCTCGGCTTCGTCGACTCCCGCCCCTACCCGGAACGGCTGGATCGGGCCCGTGCGGAGACCGGCATGGACGAGGCCGCGGTGTGCGCGCGGGGCGCCATCCACGGACAGCCGGTGGTGGTCGCCGCGATGGACTTCCGCTTCCTCGGCGGCAGTCTGGGCTGCGCGGTGGGCGCGCTGGTCACCGCCGCCGCCGACGAGAGCCTGCGGACGGGGATCCCGCTGCTGCTGATTCCCGCCTCGGGCGGGGCGCGCATGCAGGAGGGCGTGCTCTCGCTGATGCAGATGGCCAAGACCGCGCACGCCCTGGCGGAACTGGACGAGGCGGGCGTGCTGGTGTTGTCGCTGATCACCGATCCCACGTACGGCGGGGTGGCCGCCTCGTTCGCGACGCTCGCCGACGTGATCCTGATCGAACCCGGCGCGCGGATGGGCTTCGCGGGGCCTCGGGTGATCGAGCAGACCATCGGCGAACGGTTGCCCGAGGGGTTCCAGACCGCCGAATTCCTGCTCGAACACGGGATGGTCGACACGATCGTCGCGCGCCCCGCGCTGCGCGCGACGTTGCGGCACTTCCTTGCGGTGGGCGGGGCGAAGACGGGGCGGCGGGACGGGGGGAGAAGCGGGGCGGCATCGAACGGGAGCGATGCGAAGGGCCTCGGCGCGAAGGGGACTGCCGGGGATGGGCCGGGTGGGAACGAGTCGGGCGCGAACGGCTCGACGTCGAACGGGACCGATGGGTCCCCCGCGTATGGGTGCGCGTCGGATGAGCCGACCCTCGACGAGCCTGCGGGGGAGCCCTGGGAGGCGGTTCGGCTGGCGCGGCATGCGGGTCGGCCGACGATGCTCGACTACGCGGGTCGGCTCCTGGAGGACTTCCACGAGTTGCACGGGGATCGGATCGGCGCCGACTGTCCCGCGATCGTGGGCGGCATCGGTCGGCTCGACGGCCGGCCGGTGATGCTGATCGGGCATCAGAAAGGCGGCGACAACCTCGCCGAGCGGCAGTACCGCAAATTCGGCATGGCCACCCCGGCCGGCTTCCGCAAGGCTGCCCGATTGATGCGGCTCGCCGCCAAACTCGGCCTGCCGGTGATCACCCTGGTCGACACGCCGGGAGCCAACCCCGGACCGGACGCCGAACGTGACGGCCAGGCCGTCGCCATCGCGGAGAACCTGCGCCTGATGGCCCGGTTGGCCACCCCCATCGTCACGGTGATCACCGGTGAGGGCGGCAGCGGCGGCGCACTCGCACTGGCCGTCGCCGACCGGGTGCTGATCGGCGAGCACGGCGTCTACTCGGTGATCAGCCCCGAGGGCTGCGCCGCCATCCTGTGGAAGGACCCGTCGGCGGCCCCCGCCGCCGCGGCGGCGCTCCGTATGGGGCCGCGCGACCTGCTGCGCCTCGGCGTGGTCGATCGGATCGTCCCCGAACCGCCGGGCGGCGCCCACACCGACCCCGGCCGCGCCGCCACACTGCTGCGCACGGCCCTGATCCCGGTCCTGGACGAACTCCTCGCCCTGAACCGCACCCGCCTGCTCCGCGAACGCGGCGAGCGCTTCCGGCGGTTCGGCGCCCCCGAGGCCGCGCGCGCCGAGGCGGACCGCACCGAGGCCGCTCGTGTCGAATCCGGCCACGCCGAGACCGTTCGCGCCGAGGATGTTCGGGCCGACTCCGTTCGTGCCGGCTCTGTCCGAGGCGACGTTGCTCGTGCTCGTCCCGCCCGGGTCGACGTCGCTCCGGGTGAGGCCGCGCGGGTCGAGCCGGTCCGTGCTGAGGCCGTCCCCGTCGAAGTCGCCCCTGTCGAAGGAAGTGCCCGATGA
- a CDS encoding TcmI family type II polyketide cyclase: MHRTLIVARMKPDSATPIADIFAASDTGELPHLVGVTGRSLFQFGDLYLHLIEADRPPGPAVAKVAGHPEFRDISERLSEHVNAYDPQTWRSPQDAMAREFYRWERDARR; the protein is encoded by the coding sequence ATGCACCGCACCCTGATCGTCGCCCGGATGAAGCCCGACTCGGCGACCCCGATCGCCGACATCTTCGCCGCCTCCGACACCGGCGAGCTCCCGCACCTGGTCGGGGTCACCGGCCGCAGTCTGTTCCAGTTCGGCGACCTGTACCTGCACCTGATCGAGGCCGACCGGCCCCCGGGGCCCGCGGTCGCGAAGGTCGCCGGACACCCGGAGTTCCGCGACATCAGCGAACGGCTCTCGGAGCATGTGAACGCGTACGACCCGCAGACCTGGCGCTCGCCCCAGGACGCGATGGCCCGCGAGTTCTACCGCTGGGAGCGCGACGCGCGGCGGTGA
- a CDS encoding SRPBCC family protein has protein sequence MAGHTDNDIVIAAPFDLVWDMTNDVDNWTNLFSEYASVEVIAREDAKVTFRLTMKPDKDGKVWSWVSEREADRETRTVWARRVETGPFAHMHIRWEYHEVPDGVRMRWVQDFAMKETAPVDDAWMTDNINRNSRVQLELIRDRIQERARETGVAPTVRTW, from the coding sequence ATGGCCGGCCATACCGACAACGACATCGTCATCGCCGCCCCGTTCGACCTGGTCTGGGACATGACCAACGACGTGGACAACTGGACGAACCTGTTCAGTGAATATGCCTCGGTGGAGGTCATCGCGCGCGAGGACGCCAAGGTCACCTTCCGCTTGACCATGAAGCCCGACAAGGACGGCAAGGTCTGGAGCTGGGTGTCCGAGCGCGAGGCCGACCGCGAGACGCGCACGGTGTGGGCCCGCCGGGTGGAGACCGGGCCGTTCGCGCACATGCACATCCGCTGGGAGTACCACGAGGTCCCCGACGGCGTACGGATGCGCTGGGTACAGGACTTCGCGATGAAGGAGACCGCGCCGGTCGACGACGCGTGGATGACGGACAACATCAACCGCAACTCGCGCGTGCAACTCGAACTGATCCGGGACCGGATCCAGGAGCGCGCCCGGGAGACGGGCGTCGCGCCCACCGTGCGCACCTGGTGA
- a CDS encoding acyl carrier protein, giving the protein MNGPLTHEELAALMKSCAGVTADPEQLRRPDATFDEFGLDSLGLLGIVSELERRYQFPLGADVDQCKTPHEFLETTNSQLTSGV; this is encoded by the coding sequence ATGAACGGACCGCTCACCCACGAAGAACTCGCCGCGCTGATGAAGTCCTGCGCCGGCGTCACCGCCGACCCCGAGCAACTGCGCCGACCCGACGCCACGTTCGACGAGTTCGGCCTCGACTCGCTGGGCCTGCTCGGGATCGTCTCCGAGCTGGAGCGGCGCTATCAATTCCCACTCGGCGCGGACGTGGACCAGTGCAAGACCCCGCACGAGTTCCTGGAAACCACCAACTCCCAACTCACCTCCGGAGTGTGA